From a region of the Pseudomonadota bacterium genome:
- a CDS encoding CHAT domain-containing protein, producing MHGSGSIALVLLSAITALTLTACSREEAPPEASSRATASPPWQTPLFTGCDSVLAGPICLLNEGAPVHVWLPHPSAALEITGGELSDQRTVDGGRYLTILPKRLPGTLGVIGAEASARWRLDLANSTAIEPVLSEARALRAQRDLERAIDTVTPLSDDQHHPRQILATAYASHWAGLANLAAGDADGALTLLHRAVEHYARADRPEDLIDGATVALYLHLHRSEFAEAGALLERIRPEATDLDQLGGQGRYLLAYYTGALASHVGDYRNALSHLQRAASTARRLELHGHRQLAEQWLALQLQAVGRREEADKLLVALSARASGLSGSCARAQLANNIGWNRLLALESRQAALDPLPPLRDALTAYQDPACQATREQLANARINLSLAYLHGGDVDAATRLLDTLLDEGDLAPELAHWLHDARGRVALERQDPEAALLAYDALAQLAQQRYDDQARWRAQAGRAQAFETLGEIDAALDAYGQAEALLASQTVQVPVNAGRETFLARHRWVTLAYLRLLIDHGHLAEAYGVARDARSRTLRSLRRADRLAALDDDERNRWREAMAAYVRARDQLAAEAAQDWTLPADALGPTRAARETLASELHRTLDGAFAVLDRAPDPEAGGRRPRVAGETQLLFFATDEDSHEDTRWLVFAQSDQGLEAAEVACPQYALADPQLHGGALSACLLEPFASAIDGARQLRLLTSGALNNLDFHALPWGEAPLLVHAPVSYALDTAAAQTLSPPPPAPSALIVGDPRGDLPAAREEAQRVATLLTQQRPKAPHMLLGSDASLARMRAALEEADLFHYAGHAMFGGRGGWDSTLPLAGETTFTVGDILALRRAPTQVVLSGCETGRAEEGAAVSQGIGIAHAFLAAGSHSVIAATRPVHDDIANALVTALYERWRPGADVGESLREAQLALARQAPEGDWFSFRHITL from the coding sequence ATGCACGGTTCAGGCTCCATCGCCCTCGTCCTCCTGAGCGCCATCACTGCCCTGACCCTGACGGCGTGCTCGCGCGAGGAAGCACCGCCCGAAGCGTCTTCCCGTGCCACCGCCAGCCCGCCGTGGCAAACGCCCCTCTTCACCGGGTGCGATAGCGTGCTGGCGGGCCCGATCTGCCTGCTCAACGAAGGCGCGCCCGTGCACGTCTGGCTGCCGCACCCGAGCGCAGCGCTGGAGATCACCGGCGGCGAGCTGTCGGACCAACGCACCGTCGACGGCGGGCGCTACCTCACGATTCTGCCCAAGCGACTGCCCGGCACCCTCGGTGTAATCGGCGCAGAGGCCAGCGCGCGTTGGCGCCTCGATCTCGCCAACAGCACCGCGATCGAACCTGTCCTCAGCGAGGCCAGAGCGTTGCGCGCACAACGTGATCTCGAGCGGGCCATCGACACGGTTACCCCCCTGAGTGACGACCAGCACCATCCCCGCCAGATCCTCGCCACAGCCTACGCATCCCATTGGGCGGGGCTCGCCAACCTCGCGGCCGGCGATGCCGACGGCGCCCTGACCCTGCTCCATCGCGCCGTCGAACACTACGCCCGGGCGGACCGTCCGGAAGATCTTATCGATGGCGCCACCGTCGCCCTCTACCTGCACCTGCACCGCAGTGAGTTCGCCGAGGCCGGGGCGCTCCTCGAGCGAATCCGACCCGAGGCCACGGACCTCGACCAGCTCGGTGGCCAGGGGCGCTACCTGCTGGCGTACTACACCGGCGCCCTTGCCAGCCACGTCGGGGACTACCGCAACGCCCTCAGCCACCTGCAGCGGGCCGCGAGCACCGCACGGCGCCTCGAACTGCACGGCCATCGGCAGCTCGCCGAACAGTGGCTGGCGTTGCAGCTCCAGGCCGTGGGCCGCCGTGAGGAGGCGGATAAGCTGCTGGTCGCGCTCTCTGCTCGCGCCAGCGGCCTGTCGGGGTCGTGCGCGCGGGCTCAGCTTGCGAACAATATCGGCTGGAATCGACTGTTGGCCCTGGAGTCACGCCAGGCCGCGCTCGACCCACTCCCTCCCCTGCGCGACGCCCTCACCGCGTACCAGGACCCGGCTTGCCAAGCGACGCGCGAGCAACTGGCTAACGCCCGAATCAACCTCAGCCTCGCCTACCTGCACGGGGGCGACGTCGACGCCGCCACGCGCCTGCTCGACACCCTGCTCGATGAGGGCGATCTCGCGCCCGAACTCGCCCATTGGCTGCACGATGCACGGGGCCGGGTGGCTCTCGAGCGCCAGGACCCTGAGGCGGCCCTGCTCGCCTACGATGCCCTCGCGCAGCTCGCGCAGCAGCGCTACGACGACCAGGCGCGCTGGCGCGCACAGGCAGGCCGCGCGCAAGCGTTCGAAACCCTCGGCGAGATCGATGCCGCCCTCGACGCGTACGGCCAGGCCGAAGCGTTGCTCGCGTCGCAGACCGTGCAGGTGCCGGTCAATGCCGGCCGCGAGACGTTCCTGGCCCGCCACCGATGGGTCACCCTCGCCTACCTGCGCCTACTCATCGACCACGGGCACCTCGCCGAAGCCTACGGCGTCGCCCGGGATGCGCGGAGTCGGACCCTGCGCAGCCTGCGGCGAGCGGATCGCCTGGCCGCCCTAGACGACGATGAGCGCAACCGCTGGCGGGAGGCGATGGCGGCCTACGTGCGGGCCCGCGACCAGCTGGCGGCGGAGGCGGCGCAGGACTGGACGCTGCCAGCCGACGCCCTGGGGCCCACGCGCGCCGCCCGCGAAACACTCGCCTCGGAGCTTCACCGCACGCTCGATGGCGCCTTCGCCGTCCTCGACCGTGCCCCGGATCCCGAGGCAGGCGGGCGACGGCCGCGCGTCGCGGGCGAAACCCAGCTCCTCTTCTTCGCCACCGACGAGGACAGTCACGAGGACACGCGGTGGCTGGTCTTCGCCCAGAGCGACCAGGGGCTCGAGGCCGCGGAGGTGGCTTGCCCGCAGTACGCCCTCGCCGATCCACAGCTGCACGGTGGCGCCCTCAGCGCCTGCCTGTTGGAACCGTTCGCATCGGCGATCGACGGCGCTCGCCAGCTGCGCTTGCTTACCTCCGGCGCCCTGAACAATCTCGACTTCCACGCCTTGCCTTGGGGTGAAGCGCCCCTGCTCGTGCACGCGCCCGTGAGCTACGCGCTGGATACGGCGGCCGCCCAAACCCTGTCCCCGCCGCCCCCCGCACCCAGTGCGCTCATCGTCGGGGATCCGCGCGGCGACTTACCCGCCGCACGCGAGGAGGCCCAGCGGGTCGCCACCCTGCTCACCCAACAGCGACCGAAGGCACCGCACATGCTGCTCGGATCCGACGCCAGCCTGGCGCGCATGCGCGCTGCGCTGGAGGAGGCGGATCTGTTCCACTACGCCGGCCACGCCATGTTCGGCGGCCGTGGGGGCTGGGACAGCACCTTGCCGCTCGCCGGCGAGACCACCTTCACGGTGGGCGACATCCTCGCCTTGAGACGCGCCCCCACCCAGGTGGTGCTGTCCGGCTGCGAGACCGGCCGCGCGGAAGAAGGTGCCGCCGTGAGCCAAGGCATCGGCATCGCCCACGCCTTCCTGGCCGCGGGCAGTCATTCGGTGATCGCGGCCACGCGTCCGGTGCACGACGACATCGCCAACGCCCTCGTCACCGCCCTCTACGAACGCTGGCGCCCGGGCGCAGATGTGGGCGAGTCCCTGCGCGAGGCGCAGCTCGCCCTGGCTCGCCAGGCGCCGGAGGGGGACTGGTTCAGCTTCCGACACATCACCCTATGA